A genomic stretch from Dermochelys coriacea isolate rDerCor1 chromosome 24, rDerCor1.pri.v4, whole genome shotgun sequence includes:
- the LOC119847660 gene encoding phospholipase A2 inhibitor and Ly6/PLAUR domain-containing protein-like isoform X1, whose translation MCSGKAPLSADHDPVLSSVMTKALLTFCVLAALQATAAAQNQTGMPLACFYCKTGQSCHPAPQICSPPQDACIIVREHNTLGAENSGMYQSCANSRQNLTGFLAFYFGATVAMEIQSEICKTDDCNAESTPSRMAISSVRNGLQCPACYAPGFESCESDGNLHCTGGATQCAAVVGTLAQGGVAIPFAARGCATQAACGIKTLESGVFTYELTKAQCSPAPKAQPSIATRTLAWGPFTLGSIVPRGPLFLPALLGLFLC comes from the exons GCCCCACTCAGCGCCGATCACGATCCTGTGCTCTCCTCCGTCATGACGAAAGCGCTCCTCACCTTCTGCGTCCTCGCCGCTCTCCAAGCGACCGCGGCCGCTCAGAACCAAACGG GGATGCCTCTGGCCTGTTTCTATTGCAAAACTGGACAAAGCTGCCACCCGGCCCCCCAgatctgctccccaccccaggatgCCTGCATCATTGTTCGAGAGCACAATACGCTCG GTGCGGAGAACTCGGGCATGTACCAGTCCTGCGCCAACTCCCGCCAGAACCTCACAGGCTTCCTGGCTTTTTACTTCGGGGCCACGGTGGCCATGGAGATCCAGTCAGAAATTTGCAAGACTGACGACTGCAACGCCGAGTCCACGCCCTCCA GGATGGCTATCAGCAGCGTCCGCAACGGGCTGCAGTGCCCGGCCTGCTACGCCCCGGGCTTCGAGAGCTGCGAGAGCGACGGGAACCTGCACTGCACGGGAGGCGCCACCCAATGTGCTGCCGTCGTCGGGACGCTGGCGCAAG GTGGAGTCGCGATCCCGTTTGCAGCCCGGGGCTGCGCTACCCAGGCAGCCTGCGGCATCAAGACGCTGGAATCGGGGGTGTTCACCTACGAACTGACCAAGGCCCAGTGCAGCCCAGCGCCCAAAGCTCAGCCCAGCATCGCCACCCGGACTCTGGCCTGGGGCCCCTTCACCCTGGGCAGCATCGTCCCCCGGGGCCCCCTTTTCCTCCCTGCCCTTCTGGGGCTATTCCTCTGCTGA
- the LOC119847660 gene encoding phospholipase A2 inhibitor and Ly6/PLAUR domain-containing protein-like isoform X2: MTKALLTFCVLAALQATAAAQNQTGMPLACFYCKTGQSCHPAPQICSPPQDACIIVREHNTLGAENSGMYQSCANSRQNLTGFLAFYFGATVAMEIQSEICKTDDCNAESTPSRMAISSVRNGLQCPACYAPGFESCESDGNLHCTGGATQCAAVVGTLAQGGVAIPFAARGCATQAACGIKTLESGVFTYELTKAQCSPAPKAQPSIATRTLAWGPFTLGSIVPRGPLFLPALLGLFLC, encoded by the exons ATGACGAAAGCGCTCCTCACCTTCTGCGTCCTCGCCGCTCTCCAAGCGACCGCGGCCGCTCAGAACCAAACGG GGATGCCTCTGGCCTGTTTCTATTGCAAAACTGGACAAAGCTGCCACCCGGCCCCCCAgatctgctccccaccccaggatgCCTGCATCATTGTTCGAGAGCACAATACGCTCG GTGCGGAGAACTCGGGCATGTACCAGTCCTGCGCCAACTCCCGCCAGAACCTCACAGGCTTCCTGGCTTTTTACTTCGGGGCCACGGTGGCCATGGAGATCCAGTCAGAAATTTGCAAGACTGACGACTGCAACGCCGAGTCCACGCCCTCCA GGATGGCTATCAGCAGCGTCCGCAACGGGCTGCAGTGCCCGGCCTGCTACGCCCCGGGCTTCGAGAGCTGCGAGAGCGACGGGAACCTGCACTGCACGGGAGGCGCCACCCAATGTGCTGCCGTCGTCGGGACGCTGGCGCAAG GTGGAGTCGCGATCCCGTTTGCAGCCCGGGGCTGCGCTACCCAGGCAGCCTGCGGCATCAAGACGCTGGAATCGGGGGTGTTCACCTACGAACTGACCAAGGCCCAGTGCAGCCCAGCGCCCAAAGCTCAGCCCAGCATCGCCACCCGGACTCTGGCCTGGGGCCCCTTCACCCTGGGCAGCATCGTCCCCCGGGGCCCCCTTTTCCTCCCTGCCCTTCTGGGGCTATTCCTCTGCTGA